One region of Bradyrhizobium betae genomic DNA includes:
- a CDS encoding exodeoxyribonuclease VII small subunit → MAENTQVDVSRLTFERAIEELETIVKRLEDGKVPLEESVTIYERGEALKRRCEELLRQAEARVDKITTDASGQATGTAPLDVQ, encoded by the coding sequence ATGGCCGAAAATACCCAAGTCGACGTCTCCAGGCTCACCTTCGAGCGTGCGATCGAGGAGCTCGAAACGATCGTGAAGCGGCTCGAGGACGGCAAGGTGCCGCTCGAGGAATCCGTCACGATCTACGAACGCGGCGAGGCGCTGAAGCGCCGCTGCGAGGAGCTGCTGCGCCAGGCGGAAGCGCGCGTCGACAAGATCACCACCGATGCCAGCGGCCAGGCCACCGGCACCGCGCCGCTCGACGTGCAGTAA
- the dxs gene encoding 1-deoxy-D-xylulose-5-phosphate synthase gives MNAYSKTPLLDTIRTPEDLRKLKVEQVRQVADELRQETIDAVSVTGGHFGAGLGVVELTTAIHYVFDTPRDRLIWDVGHQAYPHKILTGRRDRIRTLRTGGGLSGFTKRSESDYDPFGAAHSSTSISAGLGMAVARDLSGGKNNVIAVIGDGSMSAGMAYEAMNNAGAMNSRLIVILNDNDMSIAPPVGAMSAYLSRLYSGKTYRTLREAAKQINKRLPKIIANRANRVEEYSRGFMMDGGTLFEELGFYYVGPIDGHNLDHLLPVLKNVRDMETGPILVHVVTQKGKGYGPAEASADKYHAVVKFDVATGTQAKSKPNAPAYQNVFGQSLVKEAEKDDKIVAITAAMPSGTGVDIFNKAFPDRTFDVGIAEQHAVTFAAGLATEGYKPFCAIYSTFLQRGYDQIVHDVAIQSLPVRFAIDRAGLVGADGATHAGSFDNAYLGCLPNMVIMAAADEAELVHMVATQVAINDRPSSLRYPRGEGRGVEMPDVGVPLEIGKGRVIRQGNKIALLSFGTRLAECEKAADELAAHGLSTTIADARFMKPLDTELVLKLARDHDVLITIEEGSIGGFGSHVAQYLTDQGALDTGMVRFRSLVLPDVFQDHDTPAAMYARAGLDAKGIVSKVFEALGKDVKAETVKLA, from the coding sequence GTGAACGCATACAGTAAGACGCCGCTTCTCGACACCATCCGGACGCCGGAAGACCTGCGCAAGCTCAAGGTCGAGCAGGTCCGCCAGGTCGCCGACGAGCTGCGGCAGGAGACGATCGATGCCGTCTCGGTGACCGGCGGTCACTTCGGCGCGGGTCTCGGCGTGGTCGAGCTCACCACGGCGATCCATTATGTCTTCGACACGCCGCGCGACCGGCTGATCTGGGACGTCGGCCACCAGGCCTATCCGCACAAGATCCTCACCGGACGCCGCGACCGCATCCGCACGCTGCGCACCGGCGGCGGCCTCTCCGGCTTCACCAAGCGCAGCGAGAGCGATTACGATCCGTTCGGCGCGGCGCACTCCTCGACCTCGATCTCGGCCGGCCTCGGCATGGCGGTCGCGCGCGACCTCTCCGGCGGCAAGAACAACGTTATCGCAGTGATCGGTGACGGCTCGATGTCGGCGGGCATGGCCTATGAGGCCATGAACAACGCGGGTGCGATGAATTCGCGCCTGATCGTCATCCTCAACGACAACGACATGTCGATCGCACCGCCGGTCGGCGCCATGAGCGCCTATCTGTCGCGCCTCTACTCCGGCAAGACCTATCGCACGCTGCGAGAGGCGGCCAAGCAGATCAACAAGCGCCTGCCCAAGATCATCGCCAACCGCGCCAACCGCGTCGAGGAATATTCGCGCGGCTTCATGATGGACGGCGGAACGCTGTTCGAAGAACTCGGCTTCTATTACGTCGGCCCGATCGACGGCCATAACCTCGACCACCTGCTGCCCGTGCTGAAGAACGTGCGCGACATGGAGACCGGCCCGATCCTGGTCCACGTCGTGACGCAAAAGGGCAAGGGCTACGGCCCGGCGGAAGCGTCCGCCGACAAGTACCACGCCGTGGTCAAGTTCGACGTCGCGACCGGCACCCAGGCGAAATCAAAACCGAACGCGCCGGCCTACCAGAACGTGTTCGGCCAGAGCCTCGTCAAGGAAGCCGAGAAGGACGACAAGATCGTCGCCATCACCGCGGCGATGCCGTCGGGCACCGGCGTCGACATCTTCAACAAGGCGTTCCCGGACCGTACCTTCGACGTCGGCATCGCCGAGCAGCACGCGGTGACGTTCGCCGCCGGTCTTGCGACCGAAGGCTACAAGCCGTTCTGCGCGATCTACTCGACCTTCCTGCAGCGCGGCTACGACCAGATCGTGCATGACGTCGCGATCCAGAGCCTGCCCGTGCGTTTCGCCATCGACCGCGCCGGCCTCGTCGGCGCCGACGGCGCGACCCACGCCGGCTCGTTCGACAACGCCTATCTCGGCTGCCTGCCGAACATGGTGATCATGGCAGCGGCCGACGAGGCCGAGCTCGTGCACATGGTGGCCACCCAGGTCGCGATCAACGACCGTCCGAGCTCGCTGCGCTATCCGCGCGGCGAAGGCCGTGGCGTCGAGATGCCCGACGTCGGCGTTCCCCTCGAGATCGGCAAGGGCCGCGTGATCCGCCAGGGCAACAAGATCGCCCTGCTCTCCTTCGGCACGCGTCTGGCCGAATGCGAGAAGGCGGCCGACGAGCTCGCCGCTCATGGACTCTCCACCACGATCGCCGATGCGCGCTTCATGAAGCCGCTCGACACCGAGCTGGTGCTCAAGCTCGCCCGCGACCACGACGTCCTGATCACGATCGAGGAAGGCTCGATCGGCGGCTTCGGCTCGCATGTCGCACAGTACCTGACCGATCAGGGCGCGCTCGACACCGGCATGGTGCGCTTCCGCTCGCTGGTGCTGCCCGACGTGTTCCAGGACCACGACACCCCCGCCGCGATGTATGCTCGCGCCGGTCTCGACGCCAAGGGCATCGTCTCCAAGGTGTTCGAGGCGCTCGGCAAGGACGTGAAGGCCGAGACGGTCAAGCTGGCCTGA
- a CDS encoding nucleoside 2-deoxyribosyltransferase, whose translation MKIYLAGPDVFLPDAVEIGRRKVDICAAHGLTGLYPLDNIVDLAAPDASRQIFCGNAAMMDQADIIIANLTPFRGAGADPGTVYELGYMAGRGKFCLAYSNDGTVYADRVGRFMDVASEGGRLVDAHGLTVEDFGHSDNLMMIHALELHGCPLVTPAEMPADVWHDLAAFEACVRMAAARLIAS comes from the coding sequence ATGAAAATCTATCTGGCAGGCCCCGACGTGTTCCTGCCGGATGCGGTTGAGATCGGCCGGCGCAAGGTCGATATCTGCGCGGCTCACGGCCTCACCGGCCTCTATCCGCTCGACAACATCGTCGACCTTGCCGCTCCCGACGCCTCGCGGCAGATCTTTTGCGGCAACGCGGCGATGATGGACCAGGCCGACATCATCATCGCCAACCTCACCCCGTTCCGCGGCGCCGGCGCCGATCCCGGCACCGTCTACGAGCTCGGCTACATGGCCGGCCGCGGCAAGTTCTGCCTCGCCTACTCCAACGACGGCACCGTCTATGCCGACCGCGTCGGCCGCTTCATGGACGTCGCCTCCGAGGGCGGGCGGCTGGTCGACGCGCACGGGCTGACGGTCGAGGATTTCGGCCACTCCGACAATCTCATGATGATCCATGCGCTGGAGCTGCACGGCTGCCCGCTGGTGACGCCGGCGGAAATGCCCGCCGACGTCTGGCACGATCTTGCTGCATTCGAGGCTTGCGTCCGGATGGCAGCCGCGCGATTGATCGCATCCTGA
- a CDS encoding TlyA family RNA methyltransferase: MSPARKRADVLLVERGLFESRARARAAIEAGLVTADDKQVAKPSETIAEDAVIQAQPAHPYVSRGGVKLAGALERYGIEIEDHVCLDVGASTGGFTEVLLANGASLVFAVDVGTSQLHPSLRGHPRIVSMEETDIRSYDGKRLPARPDVVVIDVSFISLKTVLPVALSLAAAPMSLLALIKPQFEADRKHNKKGIIRDAAVHQEVCDDIAAFAASLGCTDIEVFPSAIAGGDGNIEFFLGARRG, from the coding sequence ATGTCCCCTGCCCGCAAGCGTGCGGATGTTCTGCTGGTCGAGCGTGGCCTGTTCGAGAGCCGGGCGCGGGCGCGCGCGGCTATCGAGGCCGGCCTCGTCACGGCTGACGACAAGCAGGTCGCAAAGCCGTCGGAGACGATCGCGGAGGACGCGGTGATCCAGGCCCAGCCCGCGCACCCCTATGTCTCGCGCGGCGGCGTCAAGCTCGCCGGCGCGCTGGAGCGCTACGGAATCGAGATCGAGGACCATGTCTGCCTCGACGTCGGCGCCTCCACCGGCGGTTTCACCGAGGTGCTGCTGGCAAATGGCGCGAGCCTGGTGTTCGCGGTCGATGTCGGCACCAGCCAGCTGCATCCCTCGCTACGCGGTCATCCCAGGATCGTGTCGATGGAGGAGACCGACATCCGCAGCTATGACGGCAAGCGGCTGCCGGCGCGGCCCGATGTCGTCGTCATCGACGTCAGCTTCATCTCGCTGAAAACCGTGCTGCCGGTGGCCCTGTCGCTGGCGGCTGCGCCGATGAGCCTGCTGGCGCTGATCAAGCCGCAATTCGAGGCCGACCGGAAACACAACAAGAAGGGCATCATCCGCGACGCCGCCGTGCACCAGGAGGTCTGCGACGACATCGCGGCCTTTGCCGCTTCGCTCGGCTGCACCGACATCGAGGTGTTCCCCTCCGCGATCGCGGGCGGCGACGGCAACATCGAATTCTTCCTGGGCGCGCGCCGTGGTTGA
- a CDS encoding class I SAM-dependent RNA methyltransferase: MVERLTIDHVGHRGDGVCLAASEAVYVPYTLGGETVEVDHVAGNHPDRRKLLAVDIASPERIAPFCPHFGICGGCAIQHWATEPYRAWKRGIVVETLAQAGIDCEVAPLVDAHGAGRRRVTLHGRFGTHNVLKVGFSATNSHDVIPIDRCPILDPALNGALEAAWALAEPLTSRMPVTKPLDIQVTATANGLDVDVRGSGPLPTPLVTALSRVAEQHRLARLTRHGELVLQRLPPTVKMGRAEVTLPPGSFLQATIAGEETLAALVAERVGKAKEVLDLFCGVGPFALRLAEKARVTAYDNDAGAVDALAKAARTPGLKPIKAEPRDLFRRPLVPPELRDFDAVVFDPPRQGAQAQALKLAASKVPVVIAVSCNVATFSRDARLLIDGGYRIDTVVPVDQFRHTPHVELVVKFTR, encoded by the coding sequence GTGGTTGAGCGCCTGACCATCGATCACGTCGGCCACCGCGGCGACGGCGTCTGCCTCGCTGCGAGCGAGGCGGTCTACGTGCCCTATACGCTCGGCGGCGAGACCGTCGAGGTCGATCACGTCGCCGGCAACCATCCCGACCGCCGCAAGCTGCTGGCGGTCGATATCGCGAGCCCTGAGCGCATCGCGCCGTTCTGTCCGCATTTCGGCATCTGCGGCGGCTGCGCGATCCAGCACTGGGCGACCGAGCCTTACCGCGCCTGGAAGCGCGGCATCGTGGTCGAGACGCTGGCGCAGGCCGGCATCGATTGCGAGGTGGCGCCGCTGGTCGATGCCCATGGTGCGGGGCGCAGGCGCGTCACGCTGCACGGGCGCTTCGGAACGCACAACGTCCTCAAGGTCGGCTTCTCCGCGACGAACTCGCACGACGTCATTCCGATCGATCGCTGCCCGATTCTCGATCCAGCGCTCAACGGCGCGCTCGAGGCCGCCTGGGCGCTCGCCGAGCCGCTGACGTCCAGAATGCCGGTGACCAAGCCGCTGGACATCCAGGTCACCGCCACCGCCAACGGCCTCGATGTCGACGTGCGCGGCTCCGGCCCGCTGCCGACCCCGCTGGTCACGGCGCTATCGCGCGTCGCCGAACAGCATCGGCTGGCGCGGCTGACGCGGCACGGCGAGCTGGTGCTGCAACGCCTGCCGCCGACGGTGAAGATGGGCCGCGCCGAGGTGACGCTGCCGCCGGGCTCGTTCCTGCAGGCGACCATCGCCGGCGAAGAGACGCTGGCCGCGCTCGTCGCAGAGCGCGTGGGCAAGGCCAAGGAGGTTCTCGACCTCTTCTGCGGCGTCGGGCCGTTTGCGCTAAGGCTCGCCGAGAAGGCCCGCGTCACAGCTTATGACAACGACGCCGGCGCGGTCGACGCGCTCGCGAAAGCCGCGCGAACGCCCGGGCTGAAGCCGATCAAGGCCGAGCCGCGCGATTTGTTTCGCCGCCCGCTGGTGCCGCCCGAGCTGCGCGACTTCGACGCCGTGGTGTTCGACCCGCCGCGCCAGGGCGCCCAGGCGCAGGCGCTGAAACTCGCTGCAAGCAAGGTGCCCGTGGTGATCGCCGTGTCCTGCAACGTCGCGACGTTTTCCCGCGACGCACGGCTGCTGATCGATGGCGGCTACAGGATCGACACCGTGGTTCCGGTCGACCAGTTCCGCCACACGCCGCATGTGGAGCTGGTGGTAAAGTTCACGCGGTAA
- a CDS encoding Acg family FMN-binding oxidoreductase, producing the protein MVDRRQFIATALGLSVATFSGLPALAATMTYDEAVSTSRAPLQAAPRDRELVRFATLAANSHNTQPWIFSARGHEITIAPDFARRCPAVDPDDHHLFVSLGCAAENLVLAASILGWRAHTTIDGDRIVIALEEAPPATSALAQAIPVRQSTRAVFDGRPVAPDILRQLDNACREPDVAAILLTERTAIANVTNYVLEGNSAQMRDKAFMRELVSWLRFNQTDALATMDGLFSAASGNPTLPAWLARPLLRFVLTESGENKKYREQLDSSAGIVVLAADRSDTSHWISVGRACQRFGLQATALGLKYAFVNQPVEVAALRPQFATSLGLGDRRPDIVMRFGTGPTLPKSLRRPPELVMQG; encoded by the coding sequence GTGGTTGACCGACGACAGTTCATCGCGACCGCACTCGGATTGTCCGTGGCCACCTTCAGCGGTCTGCCTGCCCTCGCGGCGACGATGACCTATGACGAGGCGGTGAGCACGTCACGGGCGCCGTTGCAGGCTGCGCCGAGGGATCGGGAGCTGGTGCGCTTTGCGACGCTTGCAGCCAACAGCCACAACACCCAGCCGTGGATCTTCTCCGCCCGCGGCCACGAGATCACGATTGCGCCCGACTTCGCGCGGCGCTGTCCGGCCGTCGATCCGGACGATCATCACCTCTTCGTCAGCCTCGGCTGCGCCGCCGAAAACCTCGTTCTCGCAGCGTCGATATTGGGCTGGCGTGCCCACACGACAATCGACGGCGACAGGATCGTGATCGCACTCGAGGAGGCCCCGCCGGCAACTTCGGCGCTGGCCCAGGCAATTCCCGTCAGGCAAAGCACCCGCGCGGTCTTCGACGGCAGGCCGGTTGCGCCCGACATCCTGCGCCAGCTCGATAACGCCTGCCGCGAACCGGATGTCGCGGCGATCCTGTTGACCGAACGTACCGCGATCGCAAACGTCACCAACTATGTGCTCGAAGGAAATTCAGCACAAATGCGCGACAAGGCCTTCATGCGCGAGCTCGTGAGCTGGCTGCGCTTCAACCAGACCGATGCGCTCGCGACGATGGACGGGCTGTTCTCGGCTGCCTCGGGAAATCCGACCCTGCCCGCATGGCTCGCACGCCCGCTCCTGAGGTTCGTCCTCACCGAAAGCGGAGAAAACAAGAAATACCGCGAGCAGCTCGACAGCTCTGCGGGCATTGTCGTGCTCGCGGCCGATCGAAGCGACACATCGCACTGGATCTCGGTCGGCCGGGCCTGCCAGCGTTTTGGTTTGCAGGCGACTGCGCTCGGCCTCAAATATGCCTTCGTCAATCAGCCGGTCGAGGTGGCGGCACTGAGGCCGCAATTCGCGACCTCGCTCGGACTGGGCGACCGGCGCCCCGATATCGTGATGCGCTTCGGCACCGGCCCGACGCTGCCGAAATCGCTGCGGCGTCCTCCGGAACTGGTGATGCAGGGCTAG